A region from the Hydra vulgaris chromosome 08, alternate assembly HydraT2T_AEP genome encodes:
- the LOC136084332 gene encoding uncharacterized protein LOC136084332 isoform X1 — protein MWKRAVWQEDLQEEEGVIPSNWIENKTVYWPPGTKALNAMKARQNPEKNWLKFPLIKVKFSSGSIIKDLNEVSMHLTSSSSSIKSREPKLDMYGKNLNSPCQKFFQEDISSLFAQDIAHDEVKKSGNKLKKLDNVDKFPMSDSSMIFYIFLK, from the exons atgtGGAAAAGAGCTGTTTGGCAAGAAGATTTGCAAGAAGAAGAAGGTGTAATTCCTTCTAATTGGAtagaaaataaaacagtttattgGCCTCCAGGTACTAAAGCCTTGAACGCAATGAAAGCTCGCCAAAATCCTGAGAAGAATTGGCTGAAGTTTccattaataaaagttaaattctcttcag GTTCCATTATTAAAGACTTGAATGAAGTGTCAATGCACCTGACCTCCAGTAGTTCATCGATTAAATCTAGag agcCAAAACTTGACATGTATGGAAAGAACCTAAACTCACCTTGCCAAAAGTTTTTCCAAGAAGACATCAGTTCTTTATTTGCTCAAGATATAG caCATGATGAAGTAAAGAAAAGTGGaaataaactaaagaaattaGATAACGTTGATAAGTTTCCAATGTCTGATAGCAgtatgatattttatatttttttaaaataa
- the LOC136084332 gene encoding uncharacterized protein LOC136084332 isoform X2, with protein sequence MWKRAVWQEDLQEEEGVIPSNWIENKTVYWPPGTKALNAMKARQNPEKNWLKFPLIKVKFSSGSIIKDLNEVSMHLTSSSSSIKSREPKLDMYGKNLNSPCQKFFQEDISSLFAQDIGKSATINWWNIFKR encoded by the exons atgtGGAAAAGAGCTGTTTGGCAAGAAGATTTGCAAGAAGAAGAAGGTGTAATTCCTTCTAATTGGAtagaaaataaaacagtttattgGCCTCCAGGTACTAAAGCCTTGAACGCAATGAAAGCTCGCCAAAATCCTGAGAAGAATTGGCTGAAGTTTccattaataaaagttaaattctcttcag GTTCCATTATTAAAGACTTGAATGAAGTGTCAATGCACCTGACCTCCAGTAGTTCATCGATTAAATCTAGag agcCAAAACTTGACATGTATGGAAAGAACCTAAACTCACCTTGCCAAAAGTTTTTCCAAGAAGACATCAGTTCTTTATTTGCTCAAGATATAG GTAAATCAGCTACAATTAATTGGTGGAACATCTTTAAAAGATAG